Proteins encoded in a region of the Pocillopora verrucosa isolate sample1 chromosome 11, ASM3666991v2, whole genome shotgun sequence genome:
- the LOC136276973 gene encoding uncharacterized protein → MLILQSIVSFASNRGVKTKCLGKSSPCWILHMFQSTSRRLERKDVTYRIKYCGLEGCPVKLKTDCGTENGVMAAMQCTFQQDVEAHKYGSSPMNQRIEGWGSLSEAYTLTLGNGDLSVYRPMNGEEFGD, encoded by the exons atgttaattttacAGTCGATTGTGAGTTTCGCCTCGAACAGGGGTGTTAAAACTAAATGCTTGGGGAAGAGCTCTCCATGTTGGATACTTCACATGTTCCAAT CAACCAGCAGAAGACTTGAGCGGAAAGATGTTACATACAGGATTAAATATTGTG GGTTAGAAGGCTGTCCAGTGAAACTGAAGACTGACTGTGGAACAGAAAATGGTGTAATGGCAGCTATGCAATGTACATTTCAACAAGATGTAGAAGCACACAAGTATGGTTCATCTCCGATGAACCAAAGGATTGAGGGCTG GGGCAGCCTAAGTGAGGCCTATACCCTGACATTAGGCAACGGAGATCTGTCTGTGTACCGTCCCATGAATGGGGAAGAGTTTGGAGACTGA